A window of the Paraburkholderia sp. ZP32-5 genome harbors these coding sequences:
- a CDS encoding MmgE/PrpD family protein, with product MSSIAAAFAHGLYALAQRPLPENVAREAQRSFINVIGTSIGASRHPGVDAILAAAQELGVAALAPVPGRAERVDVHFSALATGFAGHLDDFDDTHLATVIHPAASILAVITALAPETKPSGHAALSAFALGCEAQLRVGVSISPEHYDRGWHITGTCGVIGCATTAALLLGLNEAQLAQTVAIAASMFVGQREAFGTMTKPYHPGKAASNGIAAARLALAGQQAAADIFEAQGGYSHSMSTRVDFEQMNGAMGERWELLFNTYKPYPCGIVAHPAIDAGLAIAPRVTDVAAIESIALRCHPLVPELMGNPQPKDGLQARFSAIHGVAAALCDKRVGLAQYEDARVVQDDVRQLRALTRLVPDATVNRDEVFISVTLKDGSTLEHHVEHARGSLARPLTDAELMEKMRLLIDPLLGDGRTAQLAAAVESIDSAPSLDTLFALCAPQE from the coding sequence ATGAGTTCGATTGCCGCCGCCTTCGCGCACGGCCTGTATGCCCTCGCGCAGCGTCCGCTGCCCGAAAACGTTGCGCGGGAAGCGCAACGTTCGTTCATCAATGTGATCGGCACGTCGATCGGTGCGTCGCGTCACCCGGGCGTGGACGCGATTCTCGCCGCCGCGCAAGAACTCGGCGTCGCGGCACTCGCGCCGGTGCCGGGCCGCGCCGAACGCGTGGACGTGCATTTTTCCGCGCTCGCTACCGGCTTCGCCGGCCATCTCGACGATTTCGACGACACGCATCTGGCCACGGTGATCCATCCGGCCGCATCGATTCTCGCGGTCATCACGGCGCTCGCGCCCGAAACGAAACCGTCGGGCCACGCGGCACTCAGCGCTTTCGCGCTCGGCTGCGAAGCGCAATTGCGCGTGGGCGTGTCGATCTCGCCGGAACACTACGACCGCGGCTGGCACATCACCGGCACCTGCGGCGTGATCGGCTGCGCGACGACCGCCGCGCTGCTGCTCGGTCTGAACGAAGCGCAACTCGCACAAACGGTGGCGATCGCGGCATCGATGTTCGTCGGCCAGCGCGAAGCGTTCGGCACGATGACCAAGCCGTATCACCCGGGCAAGGCGGCATCGAACGGCATTGCGGCCGCGCGTCTCGCGCTCGCGGGTCAGCAGGCCGCCGCCGATATCTTCGAAGCGCAAGGCGGCTATTCGCATTCGATGTCCACGCGCGTCGACTTCGAGCAGATGAACGGCGCGATGGGCGAGCGCTGGGAATTGCTGTTCAACACGTACAAGCCGTACCCGTGCGGTATCGTCGCGCATCCGGCGATCGACGCGGGCCTTGCGATCGCGCCGCGCGTCACCGATGTCGCGGCGATCGAATCGATTGCGCTGCGCTGCCACCCGCTGGTGCCTGAACTGATGGGCAATCCGCAACCGAAAGACGGCCTGCAGGCACGCTTCAGCGCGATCCACGGCGTGGCCGCGGCGCTGTGCGACAAGCGTGTCGGACTCGCGCAGTACGAAGACGCGCGCGTGGTGCAGGACGATGTGCGCCAGCTTCGCGCGCTGACCAGGCTCGTGCCGGATGCAACGGTCAATCGCGACGAGGTGTTCATCAGCGTGACGCTGAAGGACGGCTCAACACTCGAACATCACGTCGAACATGCGCGCGGCAGCCTCGCGCGGCCGCTCACGGACGCCGAACTGATGGAAAAAATGCGCCTGCTGATCGACCCGCTGCTCGGCGACGGACGCACCGCCCAACTTGCCGCCGCCGTCGAATCGATCGATAGCGCGCCTTCGCTCGACACGCTGTTCGCGCTGTGCGCGCCGCAGGAGTAA
- a CDS encoding MFS transporter has protein sequence MVSTRGQSRFSATTGVLVILCIMSFLMYVDRTNISTAALAIRRDLNLNNSQLGLVFSAFAMTYALAMIPGGFIGDRLGARKMLALCGVLWGVGTLLTGLAGGIATLLLARFVVGLGESPIVPASARALTAWMEPERRGFSQGITHACARLGNASTPLLVAGLIAAFSWHIAFIVLGAASLAWVGLWLWYYRDNPTDHPRITPEEIARLPVKAGKARIPMRWRPLLRALWPATVVSFCHGWILWFFLNWMPSFFAQAYHLNIRHSAIFSSGIFLSGVVGTTLGGSLSDLMLKKTGDIRRSRQTLITVGFLAPIVFFVPMFMHVSSTMAALSLAAALFLSELVTAPLWAVAMDLAPNHAATSSSIMNTGLGIAASVSPPLVGWLVDTTHSWQPVFGLSMVFLVLGPIAANWIRPDRPYLGEPETTTEEAGGYAAAADAY, from the coding sequence ATGGTATCGACCCGCGGTCAGAGCCGTTTTTCCGCGACGACAGGCGTACTGGTCATCCTGTGCATCATGTCGTTCCTGATGTACGTGGACCGGACGAATATTTCCACCGCGGCGCTTGCGATCCGCCGCGATCTGAATCTGAACAATTCGCAGCTTGGGCTCGTGTTTTCCGCGTTCGCGATGACCTACGCGCTGGCGATGATCCCCGGCGGCTTTATCGGCGACCGGCTCGGCGCGCGCAAGATGCTCGCGCTGTGCGGCGTGCTGTGGGGCGTAGGCACGCTGTTGACCGGCCTTGCTGGCGGCATCGCGACATTGCTGCTTGCGCGCTTTGTCGTCGGACTCGGTGAAAGTCCGATCGTGCCGGCCTCGGCACGCGCGCTGACCGCGTGGATGGAACCGGAGCGGCGCGGCTTTTCACAAGGCATCACGCATGCGTGCGCAAGACTCGGCAACGCGTCGACGCCGCTACTCGTCGCCGGCCTGATTGCCGCGTTTTCATGGCACATCGCGTTTATCGTGCTCGGCGCGGCGAGTCTCGCGTGGGTCGGATTGTGGCTCTGGTACTACCGCGACAATCCAACCGATCATCCGCGCATCACGCCTGAGGAAATCGCCCGCCTGCCCGTCAAGGCCGGCAAGGCACGCATACCGATGCGCTGGCGGCCGTTGCTGCGGGCACTGTGGCCCGCCACCGTCGTGAGCTTTTGCCACGGCTGGATTCTGTGGTTCTTTCTGAACTGGATGCCGTCGTTCTTCGCCCAGGCCTATCACCTGAACATCCGGCATTCCGCGATTTTCAGCTCGGGGATTTTTCTGAGCGGTGTGGTGGGCACGACGCTCGGCGGTTCGCTCAGCGATCTGATGCTGAAGAAAACCGGCGACATCCGCCGCTCGCGTCAAACGCTGATCACGGTCGGTTTTCTCGCGCCGATCGTGTTCTTCGTGCCGATGTTCATGCACGTGTCGTCGACGATGGCCGCGCTCTCCCTTGCTGCCGCGCTGTTTCTGTCCGAACTGGTGACCGCGCCGTTGTGGGCGGTCGCGATGGATCTCGCGCCGAATCATGCGGCGACGTCGAGCAGCATCATGAACACAGGGCTCGGTATTGCCGCGTCGGTGTCGCCGCCGCTGGTCGGCTGGCTCGTCGACACGACGCACTCATGGCAGCCGGTGTTCGGGCTGTCGATGGTGTTCCTCGTGCTCGGCCCGATCGCGGCCAACTGGATTCGCCCGGACCGTCCGTATCTCGGCGAACCGGAAACGACGACGGAAGAAGCCGGCGGTTATGCGGCAGCCGCCGATGCTTACTGA
- a CDS encoding MFS transporter, whose product MYLEKEVATANAVEPTVSARLDRLPPTRYFRGLVARIAIGGWFEFYEMFMAAYISLGLIHSGLYRATTASMFDVNGFASFLGSFFAGMFVGTVALGGFTDRLGRRAVFTAAMLIYSVATFAAALQVTPVGMNAWRFVAGLGIGVQLITVDTYISELTPNHARGRYSAFSMLVILTSVPTVAVLSYLLVPQTIFGIEGWRWVMIIGSAGAVLIWFMRRGLPESPRWLESKGRDAEARAIVDEIERRVIAETGQPLAAPALGTPRAAGEGSGSWFEMWQGRYLSRTIMLSCFNFFQTFGVYGFGAWVPVLLYTKGITLTHSLLYTMVIAFTTPLGAIGAMYFAERVQRKWQLVGCALVVAVAGLLFGAAREPLPILLCGAAVTIANNWLIGIFHTYQAELYPTRIRARAVGFVFSWSRVSSIFVGFWVAALLKYSGVPAVFMLISSAMLVIVVMVGVLGPRTNGVRLEELSQ is encoded by the coding sequence ATGTATCTGGAGAAAGAGGTCGCGACGGCAAACGCTGTCGAGCCGACCGTGTCAGCCCGGCTGGACCGGCTGCCGCCCACGCGCTATTTCCGCGGCCTTGTCGCGCGCATCGCGATCGGCGGCTGGTTCGAGTTTTATGAAATGTTCATGGCGGCCTATATTTCGCTCGGCCTGATTCATAGCGGCCTGTACCGCGCCACCACGGCGAGCATGTTCGACGTCAACGGCTTCGCGAGCTTTCTCGGCTCGTTCTTCGCCGGGATGTTCGTCGGCACGGTCGCGTTGGGCGGCTTCACCGATCGACTCGGCCGCCGCGCGGTGTTCACCGCGGCGATGCTGATCTATTCGGTCGCGACGTTCGCCGCGGCGCTGCAGGTTACGCCGGTCGGCATGAACGCCTGGCGTTTCGTCGCGGGCTTGGGCATCGGCGTGCAACTGATCACTGTCGACACCTACATCTCCGAGCTGACACCGAACCATGCGCGCGGCCGTTATTCGGCCTTCAGCATGCTGGTGATCCTGACGTCGGTGCCGACGGTCGCCGTGCTGTCCTATCTGCTGGTGCCGCAGACGATCTTCGGTATCGAAGGCTGGCGCTGGGTGATGATCATCGGCTCGGCGGGCGCCGTGCTGATCTGGTTCATGCGCCGCGGGCTGCCTGAATCGCCGCGCTGGCTCGAAAGCAAAGGCCGTGATGCGGAGGCGCGCGCGATCGTCGACGAGATCGAGCGGCGTGTGATTGCCGAGACCGGCCAGCCGCTCGCCGCGCCCGCGCTGGGCACGCCGCGCGCCGCCGGCGAAGGCTCGGGCTCGTGGTTCGAAATGTGGCAAGGCCGCTATCTGTCGCGCACGATCATGCTGTCGTGCTTCAACTTCTTTCAGACCTTCGGCGTCTATGGCTTCGGTGCGTGGGTGCCGGTACTGCTGTACACGAAAGGCATCACGCTCACGCATTCGCTGCTCTATACGATGGTCATCGCGTTCACGACGCCGCTCGGCGCGATCGGCGCGATGTATTTCGCGGAGCGCGTGCAGCGCAAATGGCAGCTGGTGGGCTGCGCGCTGGTCGTCGCGGTGGCGGGCTTGCTGTTCGGCGCAGCGCGCGAGCCGCTGCCGATTCTGCTGTGCGGCGCAGCCGTGACGATCGCCAACAACTGGCTGATCGGTATTTTCCATACCTATCAGGCCGAGCTGTATCCGACGCGTATCCGTGCACGGGCGGTCGGTTTTGTGTTTAGCTGGAGCCGCGTGAGTTCGATCTTCGTCGGCTTCTGGGTGGCGGCACTGCTCAAGTATTCGGGCGTGCCTGCCGTGTTCATGCTGATTTCGTCAGCGATGCTGGTTATCGTCGTTATGGTGGGTGTGCTTGGGCCGCGCACCAACGGCGTTCGCCTTGAGGAGTTGTCTCAATGA
- a CDS encoding GntR family transcriptional regulator: MDAEDVEDAGSEGSRVAEIVDWVARSIIEGRLQPGADLNSVELARRFNVSRTPVREALFVLHRERMIDWSPRRRPRVAAMSLKDAQEIYHLRALLYAQVSLAIVEHATQQDIASLWALYETLAQAAARGDVDAYFWANVAFRDEELRVSRNAIFKEVLDSLRMRTNRMRHLSTSLPGRMQRSCTDHRRLCEAYEERDGTLAAALNRSIVMGALKSIESVWPA; the protein is encoded by the coding sequence ATGGACGCCGAGGACGTGGAAGACGCAGGCAGCGAAGGGTCGCGAGTCGCGGAGATCGTGGACTGGGTGGCGCGCAGCATCATCGAGGGCCGGCTGCAGCCTGGGGCCGACCTCAATTCGGTCGAGCTTGCGCGGCGCTTCAACGTCAGCCGCACGCCGGTGCGCGAGGCGCTGTTCGTGCTGCATCGCGAACGTATGATCGACTGGTCGCCGCGGCGGCGCCCGCGCGTCGCGGCGATGAGCCTGAAGGATGCGCAGGAGATCTATCACCTGCGTGCGCTGCTCTATGCGCAGGTGTCGCTGGCTATCGTCGAGCATGCGACGCAGCAGGACATCGCATCGCTGTGGGCGCTCTATGAAACGCTGGCTCAAGCGGCCGCGCGGGGTGACGTCGATGCGTACTTCTGGGCCAATGTCGCGTTTCGCGACGAAGAGTTACGCGTGAGCCGCAATGCGATCTTCAAGGAAGTGCTGGACTCGCTGCGCATGCGCACCAACCGCATGCGGCATCTGAGCACGTCGCTGCCGGGCCGGATGCAGCGCTCGTGCACCGATCATCGACGCCTGTGCGAGGCCTATGAGGAGCGTGACGGCACGCTCGCGGCGGCGCTCAACCGGTCGATCGTGATGGGGGCGTTGAAGTCGATCGAGAGTGTGTGGCCTGCGTGA